The Marinilongibacter aquaticus genome has a window encoding:
- a CDS encoding alpha-L-fucosidase has protein sequence MKPKFFLLLLLLFTSVLGQAQNTIHPVSAEYEYPTEPEVAAKLEHWRDQKFGILIHWGLYAVPGIIESWSLCNEDWISRGPDSVNYNDYKKWYWGLKKDFNPVNFNPDQWAAAAAKAGMKYVVFTTKHHDGFNMFDTQFTDFKISDGPFKKNPKSDVAKYVFDAFRKKDMMIGAYYSKPDWHSQYFWWDYYATPDRNVNYDIRKHPERWNKFVDFTHNQLNELTTNYGDIDILWLDGGWVRPRNTVTEEVLSWGAPIPEFDQQIDMPTVANMARKNQKGILIVDRTVHGPYENYRTPEQGIPSEMSPDPWESCITLGGAWGYVPHDRFKSANKVVHLLIEVVAKGGNLLLGVGPTADGLFLPEQVSRLEEIGKWLDINGEGIYNTRAIEHFKSGEVYFTKGKDGSFFAIPTFGAKQAIGETLSWKGNAPAKGAKMTLLGYDKPLKWKTEGDETVVTLPKKVLTDFASSPALVLKYK, from the coding sequence ATGAAACCCAAGTTTTTTCTACTTCTTTTACTTTTGTTTACTTCTGTCCTTGGCCAGGCTCAAAACACGATCCATCCTGTTTCGGCCGAATATGAATATCCTACCGAACCCGAGGTGGCCGCCAAACTTGAACATTGGCGTGATCAAAAATTCGGGATTCTTATCCACTGGGGCTTATACGCCGTGCCCGGCATCATCGAATCTTGGTCTTTGTGCAATGAAGATTGGATCAGCCGCGGACCGGATAGCGTGAATTACAACGACTACAAAAAATGGTATTGGGGATTGAAAAAGGATTTCAATCCAGTGAATTTCAATCCTGATCAGTGGGCGGCGGCTGCCGCCAAAGCGGGCATGAAATATGTGGTTTTCACCACCAAACACCACGATGGATTCAATATGTTCGATACGCAATTCACGGATTTCAAGATTTCCGACGGTCCTTTCAAGAAGAACCCAAAATCGGATGTGGCGAAATATGTGTTCGATGCCTTTAGGAAAAAGGATATGATGATCGGTGCGTATTATTCCAAGCCCGATTGGCATTCACAATATTTCTGGTGGGATTATTATGCCACGCCCGATCGCAATGTGAACTACGACATCCGAAAGCATCCTGAGCGTTGGAATAAATTCGTCGATTTCACGCACAATCAACTGAATGAATTGACGACCAATTACGGTGATATTGACATTCTTTGGTTGGATGGCGGCTGGGTAAGACCCAGAAATACGGTGACTGAGGAGGTATTGAGCTGGGGAGCACCCATTCCTGAATTTGATCAACAAATCGACATGCCCACGGTGGCCAATATGGCCCGCAAAAACCAAAAAGGTATCTTGATTGTCGACCGCACGGTACACGGTCCTTACGAAAATTACCGAACTCCTGAGCAGGGCATTCCTTCGGAAATGTCGCCAGACCCTTGGGAAAGCTGTATTACTTTGGGCGGAGCATGGGGCTATGTGCCACACGACCGCTTCAAATCGGCGAATAAAGTGGTGCATTTGTTGATTGAAGTTGTGGCCAAAGGTGGAAATTTACTTTTGGGTGTAGGACCAACGGCCGATGGCTTGTTCCTTCCCGAACAGGTTTCTCGTCTAGAAGAAATAGGGAAATGGTTGGATATAAATGGAGAAGGCATTTACAATACACGGGCGATCGAGCATTTTAAGTCGGGCGAGGTTTATTTTACGAAAGGAAAAGACGGCAGCTTTTTTGCCATTCCTACTTTCGGTGCAAAACAGGCCATAGGCGAGACCTTGAGCTGGAAAGGCAATGCTCCAGCGAAGGGTGCAAAAATGACTTTATTGGGCTACGATAAGCCTTTGAAATGGAAAACGGAAGGAGATGAAACGGTGGTTACGCTGCCGAAAAAAGTATTGACCGACTTTGCTTCATCACCTGCTTTGGTCTTGAAATACAAATAA
- a CDS encoding serine hydrolase gives MNNQSIAERLKYQRKIKGLSQEELSLKTNVTVRTIQRIEKAEVNPHLNTIKLLAAALEIEVDELMPLQNPKEEAVKKKWLLLMHATPLLGIFIPLCNVLIPLFLWIHKREDNPIYYNHGVKVINFQITVLLLAFLSFVSLMTIEKWGFFIFIGTVPVCIAIVIFNIIYVIQKDKCYYPLSIPFLKVKPSASLGAAAILLVALSLSSCQQTDTKGIARLDGSLISQDSLSLKIEHLVEDAHVSGLAVAVFNNNEAKYQHVFGYKDEPNKLLLTDSTNIYGASLSKAVFGIIVMKLVDDGLIDLDKPLESYLPKKIYEYTPQTRWHDDYSDLKNDSLYHQITARMCLDHTTGFANWRFFDPDQKLKVHFKPGEKFSYSGEGMVYLQVVLEKMTGKGIEELAQEILFRPLGMTHTAYEWKPLFEKDYALGHQPNGNTYTKDKDNEPRSPSTLETTFGDYVKFLTAVLHKQIISAAAYDEIFSPQVRIHSLAQFGKGAGISTDKYDDINLSYGLGWGYWETPYGKAVYKEGHGDGFQNYSILFPDSGKGLLIMSNSDNAEGIFKALSEVSLADKYMPWEWLNYLPYK, from the coding sequence ATGAACAATCAATCAATCGCCGAAAGACTAAAGTATCAAAGAAAAATAAAGGGTTTATCGCAAGAAGAGCTTTCGCTCAAAACCAATGTCACGGTTCGCACCATTCAACGTATAGAGAAAGCCGAAGTAAACCCACATTTGAATACGATAAAACTTTTGGCCGCGGCTCTGGAAATCGAGGTGGACGAGCTGATGCCGTTGCAAAATCCCAAAGAAGAAGCCGTAAAGAAAAAGTGGCTGCTTTTGATGCACGCCACGCCCCTATTGGGCATTTTCATTCCGCTTTGCAATGTGCTCATTCCTTTGTTTCTGTGGATACACAAAAGAGAAGACAATCCCATTTACTACAATCACGGGGTAAAAGTCATTAATTTTCAGATCACCGTACTGTTGCTGGCGTTCTTGTCTTTTGTCAGTTTGATGACCATCGAAAAATGGGGCTTTTTCATCTTTATCGGCACGGTGCCCGTCTGCATAGCCATAGTGATTTTCAATATCATTTATGTCATACAAAAAGACAAATGCTATTATCCTTTGTCCATTCCTTTTCTTAAAGTAAAACCAAGTGCATCGCTCGGAGCAGCAGCTATTTTGTTGGTTGCCTTGTCTTTGAGCAGCTGTCAGCAAACCGATACAAAAGGCATCGCCCGATTGGACGGCAGCCTGATTTCACAAGATTCACTCAGTTTGAAAATTGAGCACTTAGTGGAAGATGCCCATGTATCCGGACTGGCCGTGGCCGTTTTCAACAACAATGAGGCAAAATATCAACATGTATTTGGCTATAAAGACGAACCCAACAAACTCTTATTGACCGACTCGACCAATATTTACGGAGCTTCTTTGAGCAAAGCGGTTTTCGGCATAATTGTCATGAAATTGGTTGACGATGGACTCATCGATTTGGACAAGCCTTTGGAATCGTATCTACCCAAAAAAATATACGAATATACACCGCAAACCCGCTGGCACGATGATTATTCGGATTTGAAAAACGATAGCCTTTATCATCAAATCACAGCCAGAATGTGCTTAGACCACACCACTGGATTTGCAAACTGGCGTTTTTTCGATCCTGATCAAAAACTGAAAGTGCATTTCAAACCCGGTGAAAAATTCAGTTACAGCGGCGAAGGCATGGTCTATTTGCAGGTGGTTTTGGAAAAAATGACAGGAAAAGGAATTGAAGAATTGGCTCAAGAAATCCTTTTTCGCCCATTGGGCATGACCCACACGGCTTACGAATGGAAACCGCTTTTCGAAAAAGACTATGCTTTGGGACACCAGCCAAACGGAAATACCTACACGAAAGACAAAGACAACGAACCGCGTTCACCCAGTACACTGGAAACCACGTTTGGTGATTACGTGAAATTCCTGACAGCCGTATTGCACAAACAAATTATCAGTGCAGCCGCCTACGATGAAATCTTCAGTCCACAAGTGAGGATACATTCTTTGGCTCAGTTTGGTAAAGGAGCGGGAATATCGACCGACAAATACGATGACATCAATTTGAGCTACGGCTTGGGATGGGGTTATTGGGAAACGCCCTACGGCAAAGCGGTGTACAAAGAAGGACATGGCGACGGCTTCCAAAATTATTCCATTCTTTTCCCCGATTCGGGCAAAGGCCTTTTGATCATGAGCAATTCAGACAATGCCGAGGGGATTTTCAAAGCCCTTTCAGAAGTAAGCTTGGCCGATAAATACATGCCTTGGGAATGGCTCAATTACCTTCCTTACAAATAA
- a CDS encoding FUSC family protein: MSWKEKIQREFALLFTLQSSNRKWQTPLLTAICMGVPLLTGFYWGNLKSGLIACLSGFIILYIPNKGSITNKITTVLVCSFGFMIAFAIGQLFSFNRVSAVITLGLFTTLLHWIMLYYKTAPPRSFFFILIAAISICQPFDLSSLPLKIGFLGLGTMFSCLWALLFVLGPTLKGQPVRANPVVSVLEKNTYADFWEAIILGVFISLALALGYLLEMSNPYWIPVSCAAVMQGASLYHIWQRTIHRILGTFLGLGLCWILLTLTQDTLVICMFVVILQLIVEILVVRNYALAVIFITPLAILLSEAASPIVNSPNTLIALRFSDILVGSILGAAGGWVLYKEKLRYATIRGLKKIGEGLENRYN, encoded by the coding sequence ATGAGTTGGAAAGAAAAAATACAAAGGGAGTTCGCACTTTTGTTCACCCTGCAATCTTCGAATAGGAAATGGCAAACACCCTTGCTTACAGCCATTTGCATGGGTGTGCCCTTGCTTACGGGTTTCTATTGGGGCAATTTAAAATCGGGATTGATTGCCTGCCTCAGTGGTTTCATCATACTTTACATACCCAATAAAGGCTCGATCACGAATAAAATAACCACCGTCTTGGTTTGCTCGTTCGGCTTCATGATTGCCTTTGCCATTGGGCAATTGTTTAGCTTCAATCGGGTCTCTGCGGTAATCACTTTAGGCCTGTTCACCACGCTTCTGCATTGGATCATGCTTTATTACAAAACAGCTCCGCCCCGTAGTTTCTTTTTCATTCTGATTGCCGCCATTTCTATTTGTCAGCCTTTCGATTTGAGCAGTTTACCGCTTAAAATCGGATTTTTAGGCTTGGGCACCATGTTTTCCTGCCTTTGGGCCCTACTTTTTGTGCTTGGCCCCACACTGAAAGGCCAGCCTGTAAGAGCCAATCCAGTTGTCTCGGTTTTGGAAAAGAACACGTATGCCGATTTTTGGGAAGCGATCATTTTGGGCGTGTTTATTTCTCTGGCTTTGGCTCTGGGCTATCTGCTCGAAATGAGCAATCCTTACTGGATTCCTGTTTCCTGTGCGGCGGTTATGCAGGGTGCCTCGCTTTATCATATTTGGCAACGGACCATTCACCGAATACTGGGCACGTTCTTGGGTTTGGGTTTGTGTTGGATTTTGCTCACACTTACGCAGGACACACTGGTAATCTGTATGTTTGTTGTCATTTTACAATTGATTGTAGAAATCTTGGTGGTCAGAAATTATGCTTTAGCCGTGATTTTCATCACCCCATTGGCCATTTTACTTTCCGAAGCAGCCAGCCCCATCGTGAACAGCCCCAATACACTCATTGCTTTGCGTTTCAGCGATATTCTTGTGGGCAGTATTTTGGGTGCCGCGGGAGGATGGGTGCTGTACAAAGAGAAATTACGCTACGCCACCATTCGAGGATTGAAAAAAATTGGCGAAGGGCTAGAAAACAGATACAATTAG
- a CDS encoding DUF1905 domain-containing protein, producing the protein MQGIPYRFTASVWKYTGESAWHFVSLPASLANEIRNLYKSEEAAWGRLKVTAKIGQNKWKTAIWYDSQKETYLLPLKAEIRKREKIINGQSLYINIWV; encoded by the coding sequence ATGCAAGGCATACCCTATCGCTTCACCGCTTCGGTTTGGAAATATACGGGAGAATCCGCATGGCATTTCGTATCATTACCCGCAAGTTTGGCCAATGAAATCAGAAACCTTTACAAATCAGAAGAAGCCGCTTGGGGGCGTTTGAAAGTGACCGCAAAGATTGGACAAAACAAATGGAAAACAGCCATTTGGTACGATTCCCAAAAAGAAACCTATCTGTTGCCTCTTAAGGCCGAAATTCGGAAAAGGGAAAAAATAATAAATGGCCAAAGCCTGTACATAAACATTTGGGTTTAG
- a CDS encoding class I SAM-dependent methyltransferase, whose product MAFQRKHRFYMAEFWETNFQEKQTMWGLDPAESAISTAALFQSKGIEKVLIPGFGYGRNAMAFIEKGMELVGIEISETAIQLARKHYEERLKVYCGSVCDMPFDNAQYGGIFCYALIHLLDEAERAKLIRDCYAQLQAGGSMVFVAISTETPNYGQGEPLGPNRFRSRHGVNLFYYDKSAIDKEFGPFGLVKAVEIDEPSIAMGPKPSQRFWEIHCEKK is encoded by the coding sequence ATGGCTTTTCAAAGAAAACACCGCTTCTATATGGCCGAATTTTGGGAAACAAACTTTCAAGAAAAACAGACCATGTGGGGATTAGATCCCGCAGAATCGGCTATCTCAACAGCCGCCCTCTTCCAATCCAAAGGCATAGAAAAAGTCTTGATTCCGGGGTTTGGCTACGGCAGAAATGCAATGGCTTTCATTGAAAAAGGCATGGAACTCGTGGGTATAGAAATTTCAGAAACAGCAATTCAACTTGCCCGAAAGCACTACGAAGAAAGGCTAAAAGTGTATTGCGGCAGCGTATGCGATATGCCTTTCGACAATGCACAATACGGGGGTATATTTTGCTATGCCTTGATTCACCTACTCGATGAAGCCGAAAGAGCCAAATTGATTCGCGATTGTTATGCACAGCTCCAGGCGGGCGGCTCTATGGTTTTTGTGGCCATTTCTACCGAGACTCCAAATTATGGCCAAGGCGAACCCTTGGGTCCCAATCGTTTTCGCAGCCGCCATGGCGTAAACCTTTTTTATTACGACAAATCAGCCATCGACAAAGAATTTGGGCCATTCGGATTGGTAAAAGCTGTCGAAATAGATGAGCCCAGTATAGCGATGGGCCCCAAACCCTCGCAGCGTTTTTGGGAAATACATTGTGAAAAAAAGTGA
- a CDS encoding serine hydrolase domain-containing protein codes for MKTKILLFLLWAGPLLAQETVESQLTNLLDKYQAVGLSVAVVKKGELIYTKALGKKNLTSGEALESDDIFRIASISKSFSSTSIMQLVEAGKLKLTDDVSDLVGFKVRNPKYPDVLITLKMLLSHTSSLNDSEGYFTLDPANPEKNPNWEKCYNDYAPGKGYMYCNLNFNMVGTIIEKYSGERFDQYVKNHVLQPLGLYGGYCVDSLDSDKFAGIYEFDADKKAYEFSEGAYHPRREIISNYVFGYTTPVFSPTGGMKISAPDLARYMSMHMQYGKSGKVRIISKKHAKLMQTPVSDNGYGLALLHTESLIPGEDMVGHTGSAYGLYSSMFFNPKEKFGIVAITNGCRDCVDEHWRNVMLQEVTRLLYQDLIK; via the coding sequence ATGAAAACCAAAATTCTCCTTTTTTTACTGTGGGCCGGACCTTTATTGGCTCAAGAAACCGTAGAATCGCAATTGACCAACTTGCTTGACAAATACCAAGCCGTTGGGCTTTCTGTGGCCGTGGTAAAAAAGGGAGAATTGATCTACACAAAGGCTTTGGGAAAGAAGAACCTTACTAGCGGTGAAGCCTTGGAAAGCGATGATATTTTTAGGATAGCGTCTATTTCCAAGTCTTTTTCGTCCACCTCAATTATGCAGTTGGTGGAAGCCGGTAAATTAAAATTAACGGATGATGTCAGCGATCTGGTGGGTTTTAAAGTGCGAAATCCGAAATATCCCGATGTACTGATCACTTTGAAAATGTTGCTGTCGCATACCTCTTCTTTGAATGATTCAGAAGGTTATTTTACGTTGGATCCCGCAAATCCTGAAAAGAACCCAAACTGGGAAAAATGCTACAATGATTATGCTCCCGGTAAGGGTTATATGTATTGTAACCTGAATTTCAATATGGTGGGTACGATTATTGAAAAGTATTCAGGAGAGCGTTTCGATCAGTATGTGAAGAATCACGTTTTGCAGCCGCTTGGGCTTTATGGCGGCTATTGTGTGGATTCGCTGGACAGTGACAAATTTGCCGGAATTTATGAATTTGATGCGGATAAAAAGGCCTACGAGTTTTCGGAAGGAGCGTACCATCCACGTCGCGAAATTATCAGCAATTATGTGTTTGGCTACACTACGCCCGTGTTTTCACCGACAGGCGGCATGAAAATTTCTGCACCTGATTTGGCCCGATACATGAGCATGCATATGCAGTACGGGAAAAGCGGTAAAGTGCGAATCATTTCCAAGAAACATGCCAAATTGATGCAAACGCCTGTAAGTGACAACGGCTATGGTTTGGCCCTTTTGCATACGGAAAGTCTAATCCCTGGCGAAGATATGGTGGGGCACACGGGATCGGCGTATGGACTGTACAGTTCGATGTTTTTCAATCCGAAAGAAAAATTTGGCATTGTGGCCATCACCAATGGCTGTCGGGATTGTGTAGATGAACACTGGCGAAATGTGATGTTGCAAGAAGTTACGCGGTTGCTGTATCAAGATTTGATCAAATAG
- a CDS encoding LVIVD repeat-containing protein, with the protein MKTSLRQIGILIGLLVCTASCTDDCESTRTYRKMVYEQLSVEQIRNGIQTVGARTLEDPAKIYVNGNYIFISEAKKGLHVIDNTNPSSPQAVSFVEVPGILDMAVKDNMMYVDSYVDLVVLDISDPQQIHEVGRVENRFTSGAFGGLYWAYDPYTKMVQDSHYETVTETIKTNCGEGGYYNGCCYAYDMFDGMNGAPGASNGSSGKGGSMARFTIDKNYLYTVSGNALTLYDLENETQPDSAFNVDLGWGIETIFPYRDKLFIGSNSGMHIYDNSDPANPKRLSVFQHARACDPVVVHENLAYVTLRDGSACGAAPNRLDVVDISNAANPSLLKSYDMENPNGLSVHFPNLFICEGEYGLKSLDAQNASDIKTLEFIEDFYGFDCIALEGNVLLVIGKDGLYQFDYSDPANLKQLSVIPVKFN; encoded by the coding sequence ATGAAAACATCCTTAAGGCAAATCGGCATACTGATTGGGCTACTGGTATGCACGGCCTCTTGTACAGACGACTGCGAAAGCACACGCACCTATCGTAAGATGGTTTATGAACAGCTATCCGTCGAGCAAATCAGAAACGGTATCCAAACGGTTGGGGCAAGAACTTTGGAAGATCCGGCCAAAATCTACGTCAACGGAAACTACATTTTTATCAGCGAAGCCAAAAAAGGTTTGCATGTGATCGACAATACGAATCCGTCTAGTCCGCAAGCTGTTTCTTTTGTCGAAGTGCCCGGAATACTCGATATGGCCGTGAAAGACAATATGATGTATGTCGATAGCTATGTAGACTTGGTGGTGCTGGATATCTCCGATCCGCAGCAAATCCACGAAGTAGGGCGGGTCGAAAACAGATTCACGAGTGGGGCTTTCGGCGGATTGTATTGGGCTTACGACCCCTATACGAAAATGGTTCAGGATAGCCATTACGAAACCGTGACCGAAACCATAAAAACAAATTGCGGCGAAGGCGGTTATTACAACGGCTGTTGCTACGCCTACGATATGTTTGATGGCATGAACGGAGCCCCGGGGGCATCCAATGGCAGCAGCGGCAAAGGCGGCTCGATGGCTCGTTTCACCATCGATAAAAATTACCTCTATACGGTTTCGGGCAATGCACTCACTTTGTACGATTTAGAGAACGAAACCCAACCCGATTCGGCCTTCAATGTGGATTTGGGCTGGGGAATTGAAACGATTTTTCCTTATCGCGACAAACTTTTCATTGGCTCGAATTCGGGAATGCACATTTACGACAATTCTGATCCTGCCAACCCGAAACGCCTTTCGGTCTTTCAACACGCAAGGGCCTGCGACCCAGTAGTAGTGCATGAAAACTTGGCTTATGTGACACTTCGCGACGGCAGTGCCTGCGGGGCCGCTCCGAATCGTTTGGATGTGGTCGATATCTCCAATGCGGCCAATCCCAGTTTGCTGAAGTCGTATGATATGGAGAACCCCAATGGATTGAGCGTACATTTCCCCAATCTTTTCATTTGTGAAGGCGAATACGGATTGAAATCTTTGGATGCCCAAAATGCCAGCGATATCAAGACTTTGGAATTCATAGAAGACTTCTACGGCTTTGACTGTATCGCTCTTGAGGGCAACGTATTGCTGGTAATTGGAAAGGATGGCCTGTATCAGTTCGATTACAGCGATCCCGCAAATTTGAAACAACTGAGTGTCATTCCTGTAAAATTCAACTGA